From one Marmota flaviventris isolate mMarFla1 chromosome 1, mMarFla1.hap1, whole genome shotgun sequence genomic stretch:
- the Aifm3 gene encoding apoptosis-inducing factor 3 isoform X8 encodes MGGCFSKPKPVELKIEVVLPEKERSKEELSASGKGSPRAYQGNGTARHFHTEERLPAPHPYPGPQDCVEAAVCHVKDLENGQMREVELGWGKVLLVKDNGEFHALGHKCPHYGAPLVKGVLSRGRVRCPWHGACFNISTGDLEDFPGLDSLHKFQVKIEKEKVYVRASKQALQLQRRTKVMAKCISPSAGHSGSTNVLIVGAGAAGLVCAETLRQEGFSDRIVLCTLDRHLPYDRPKLSKSLDAQPEQLALRPKEFFRAYGIEVLTEAQVVTVDVRNKKVVFKDGFKLEYSKLLLAPGSSPKTLSCKGKEVENVFTIRTPEDANRVVRLARGRNAIVVGAGFLGMEVAAYLTEKAHSVSVVELEETPFRRFLGERVGRALMKMFENNGVKFYMQTEVLELRAQEGKLKEVVLKSSKVIRADVCVVGIGAVPATGFLRQSGIGLDSRGFIPVNKMMQTNVPGVFAAGDAVTFPLAWRNNRKVNIPHWQMAHAQGRVAAQNMLAQEAEISTVPYLWTAMFGKSLRYATEKALTTSSSKGI; translated from the exons TGGAACTCAAGATTGAGGTGGTGCTGCCTGAGAAGGAGCGGAGCAAGGAGGAACTGTCGGCTAGCGGAAAGGGCAGCCCCCGGGCCTACCAGGGCAATGGCACAGCCCGTCACTTCCACACTGAGGAGCGCCTGCCAGCCCCCCACCCCTACCCTGGCCCTCAGGACTGCGTGGAGGCTGCCGTCTGCCATGTCAAGGACCTGGAGAATGGCCA GATGCGGGAAGTGGAGCTGGGCTGGGGGAAGGTGTTGCTGGTGAAAGACAACGGAGAATTCCATGCCTTGGGCCACAAGTGCCCACACTACGGCGCACCCCTGGTGAAAG GAGTGTTATCCCGTGGCCGGGTGCGCTGCCCCTGGCATGGTGCCTGCTTCAACATCAGTACTGGGGACCTAGAGGACTTCCCAGGCCTGGACAGTCTGCACAAGTTCCag GTGAAGATTGAGAAGGAGAAGGTGTATGTCCGGGCCAGCAAGCAG gccctgcAGCTGCAGCGAAGGACCAAGGTGATGGCCAAGTGTATCTCTCcaagtgctgggcacagtggcagcACCAATGTGCTCATTGTGGGTGCAG GTGCTGCTGGCCTGGTGTGTGCAGAGACACTGCGGCAGGAGGGCTTCTCAGACCGGATCGTCCTGTGCACGCTGGACCGGCATCTCCCTTATGACCGGCCAAAACTCAGCAAG TCCCTGGATGCACAACCTGAACAGCTGGCCCTGAGACCCAAGGAGTTCTTCCGTGCCTATGGCATCGAGGTGCTCACTGAGGCTCAG GTGGTCACAGTGGATGTGAGAAACAAGAAGGTCGTGTTCAAGGACGGCTTCAAGCTGGAGTATAGCAAGCTGTTGTTGGCGCCAGGGAGCAG CCCTAAGACCCTGAGCTGCAAAGGCAAAGAGGTAGAGAACGTGTTCACTATCCGGACGCCTGAGGATGCCAATCGTGTGGTGAGGCTGGCCCGGGGCCGCAACGCAATTGTCGTAGGAGCTGGTTTTTTGG GTATGGAGGTGGCTGCCTATTTAACTGAGAAGGCCCATTCTGTATCTGTGGTGGAGCTTGAGGAAACACCCTTCAGGAGGTTCCTGGGGGAGCGCGTTGGCCGTGCACTCATGAAG ATGTTTGAGAACAATGGGGTGAAGTTCTATATGCAGACAGAGGTGTTGGAGCTGCGGGCCCAGGAGGGAAAG CTGAAGGAGGTTGTACTGAAGAGCAGCAAGGTCATTCGGGCTGATGTCTGCGTGGTGGGCATTG GTGCGGTGCCTGCCACGGGTTTCCTGAGGCAAAGTGGCATTGGTCTGGATTCCCGAGGCTTCATCCCTGTCAACAag ATGATGCAGACCAATGTCCCAGGTGTGTTTGCAGCTGGTGATGCTGTCACCTTTCCTCTTGCCTGGAGGAACAATCGGAAAGTGAACATCCCACACTGGCAAATGGCTCATGCCCAGG GGCGGGTGGCAGCCCAGAACATGCTGGCTCAGGAGGCGGAGATCAGCACGGTGCCCTACCTGTGGACTGCCATGTTCGGCAAGAGTCTGCGTTAC GCTACGGAGAAGGCTTTGACGACGTCATCATCCAAGGGGATCTAG
- the Aifm3 gene encoding apoptosis-inducing factor 3 isoform X6 — protein sequence MGGCFSKPKPVELKIEVVLPEKERSKEELSASGKGSPRAYQGNGTARHFHTEERLPAPHPYPGPQDCVEAAVCHVKDLENGQMREVELGWGKVLLVKDNGEFHALGHKCPHYGAPLVKGVLSRGRVRCPWHGACFNISTGDLEDFPGLDSLHKFQVKIEKEKVYVRASKQALQLQRRTKVMAKCISPSAGHSGSTNVLIVGAGAAGLVCAETLRQEGFSDRIVLCTLDRHLPYDRPKLSKSLDAQPEQLALRPKEFFRAYGIEVLTEAQVVTVDVRNKKVVFKDGFKLEYSKLLLAPGSSPKTLSCKGKEVENVFTIRTPEDANRVVRLARGRNAIVVGAGFLGMEVAAYLTEKAHSVSVVELEETPFRRFLGERVGRALMKMFENNGVKFYMQTEVLELRAQEGKLKEVVLKSSKVIRADVCVVGIGAVPATGFLRQSGIGLDSRGFIPVNKMMQTNVPGVFAAGDAVTFPLAWRNNRKVNIPHWQMAHAQGMASPEGGWQPRTCWLRRRRSARCPTCGLPCSARVCVTRATEKALTTSSSKGI from the exons TGGAACTCAAGATTGAGGTGGTGCTGCCTGAGAAGGAGCGGAGCAAGGAGGAACTGTCGGCTAGCGGAAAGGGCAGCCCCCGGGCCTACCAGGGCAATGGCACAGCCCGTCACTTCCACACTGAGGAGCGCCTGCCAGCCCCCCACCCCTACCCTGGCCCTCAGGACTGCGTGGAGGCTGCCGTCTGCCATGTCAAGGACCTGGAGAATGGCCA GATGCGGGAAGTGGAGCTGGGCTGGGGGAAGGTGTTGCTGGTGAAAGACAACGGAGAATTCCATGCCTTGGGCCACAAGTGCCCACACTACGGCGCACCCCTGGTGAAAG GAGTGTTATCCCGTGGCCGGGTGCGCTGCCCCTGGCATGGTGCCTGCTTCAACATCAGTACTGGGGACCTAGAGGACTTCCCAGGCCTGGACAGTCTGCACAAGTTCCag GTGAAGATTGAGAAGGAGAAGGTGTATGTCCGGGCCAGCAAGCAG gccctgcAGCTGCAGCGAAGGACCAAGGTGATGGCCAAGTGTATCTCTCcaagtgctgggcacagtggcagcACCAATGTGCTCATTGTGGGTGCAG GTGCTGCTGGCCTGGTGTGTGCAGAGACACTGCGGCAGGAGGGCTTCTCAGACCGGATCGTCCTGTGCACGCTGGACCGGCATCTCCCTTATGACCGGCCAAAACTCAGCAAG TCCCTGGATGCACAACCTGAACAGCTGGCCCTGAGACCCAAGGAGTTCTTCCGTGCCTATGGCATCGAGGTGCTCACTGAGGCTCAG GTGGTCACAGTGGATGTGAGAAACAAGAAGGTCGTGTTCAAGGACGGCTTCAAGCTGGAGTATAGCAAGCTGTTGTTGGCGCCAGGGAGCAG CCCTAAGACCCTGAGCTGCAAAGGCAAAGAGGTAGAGAACGTGTTCACTATCCGGACGCCTGAGGATGCCAATCGTGTGGTGAGGCTGGCCCGGGGCCGCAACGCAATTGTCGTAGGAGCTGGTTTTTTGG GTATGGAGGTGGCTGCCTATTTAACTGAGAAGGCCCATTCTGTATCTGTGGTGGAGCTTGAGGAAACACCCTTCAGGAGGTTCCTGGGGGAGCGCGTTGGCCGTGCACTCATGAAG ATGTTTGAGAACAATGGGGTGAAGTTCTATATGCAGACAGAGGTGTTGGAGCTGCGGGCCCAGGAGGGAAAG CTGAAGGAGGTTGTACTGAAGAGCAGCAAGGTCATTCGGGCTGATGTCTGCGTGGTGGGCATTG GTGCGGTGCCTGCCACGGGTTTCCTGAGGCAAAGTGGCATTGGTCTGGATTCCCGAGGCTTCATCCCTGTCAACAag ATGATGCAGACCAATGTCCCAGGTGTGTTTGCAGCTGGTGATGCTGTCACCTTTCCTCTTGCCTGGAGGAACAATCGGAAAGTGAACATCCCACACTGGCAAATGGCTCATGCCCAGGGTATGGCCAGCCCTGAG GGCGGGTGGCAGCCCAGAACATGCTGGCTCAGGAGGCGGAGATCAGCACGGTGCCCTACCTGTGGACTGCCATGTTCGGCAAGAGTCTGCGTTACGCGG GCTACGGAGAAGGCTTTGACGACGTCATCATCCAAGGGGATCTAG
- the Aifm3 gene encoding apoptosis-inducing factor 3 isoform X5, protein MGGCFSKPKPVELKIEVVLPEKERSKEELSASGKGSPRAYQGNGTARHFHTEERLPAPHPYPGPQDCVEAAVCHVKDLENGQMREVELGWGKVLLVKDNGEFHALGHKCPHYGAPLVKGVLSRGRVRCPWHGACFNISTGDLEDFPGLDSLHKFQVKIEKEKVYVRASKQALQLQRRTKVMAKCISPSAGHSGSTNVLIVGAGAAGLVCAETLRQEGFSDRIVLCTLDRHLPYDRPKLSKSLDAQPEQLALRPKEFFRAYGIEVLTEAQVVTVDVRNKKVVFKDGFKLEYSKLLLAPGSSPKTLSCKGKEVENVFTIRTPEDANRVVRLARGRNAIVVGAGFLGMEVAAYLTEKAHSVSVVELEETPFRRFLGERVGRALMKMFENNGVKFYMQTEVLELRAQEGKLKEVVLKSSKVIRADVCVVGIGAVPATGFLRQSGIGLDSRGFIPVNKMMQTNVPGVFAAGDAVTFPLAWRNNRKVNIPHWQMAHAQGRVAAQNMLAQEAEISTVPYLWTAMFGKSLRYAGYGEGFDDVIIQGDLEELKFVAFYTKGDEVIAVASMNYDPIVSKVAEVLGSGRAIRKREVETGDMSWLTGKGS, encoded by the exons TGGAACTCAAGATTGAGGTGGTGCTGCCTGAGAAGGAGCGGAGCAAGGAGGAACTGTCGGCTAGCGGAAAGGGCAGCCCCCGGGCCTACCAGGGCAATGGCACAGCCCGTCACTTCCACACTGAGGAGCGCCTGCCAGCCCCCCACCCCTACCCTGGCCCTCAGGACTGCGTGGAGGCTGCCGTCTGCCATGTCAAGGACCTGGAGAATGGCCA GATGCGGGAAGTGGAGCTGGGCTGGGGGAAGGTGTTGCTGGTGAAAGACAACGGAGAATTCCATGCCTTGGGCCACAAGTGCCCACACTACGGCGCACCCCTGGTGAAAG GAGTGTTATCCCGTGGCCGGGTGCGCTGCCCCTGGCATGGTGCCTGCTTCAACATCAGTACTGGGGACCTAGAGGACTTCCCAGGCCTGGACAGTCTGCACAAGTTCCag GTGAAGATTGAGAAGGAGAAGGTGTATGTCCGGGCCAGCAAGCAG gccctgcAGCTGCAGCGAAGGACCAAGGTGATGGCCAAGTGTATCTCTCcaagtgctgggcacagtggcagcACCAATGTGCTCATTGTGGGTGCAG GTGCTGCTGGCCTGGTGTGTGCAGAGACACTGCGGCAGGAGGGCTTCTCAGACCGGATCGTCCTGTGCACGCTGGACCGGCATCTCCCTTATGACCGGCCAAAACTCAGCAAG TCCCTGGATGCACAACCTGAACAGCTGGCCCTGAGACCCAAGGAGTTCTTCCGTGCCTATGGCATCGAGGTGCTCACTGAGGCTCAG GTGGTCACAGTGGATGTGAGAAACAAGAAGGTCGTGTTCAAGGACGGCTTCAAGCTGGAGTATAGCAAGCTGTTGTTGGCGCCAGGGAGCAG CCCTAAGACCCTGAGCTGCAAAGGCAAAGAGGTAGAGAACGTGTTCACTATCCGGACGCCTGAGGATGCCAATCGTGTGGTGAGGCTGGCCCGGGGCCGCAACGCAATTGTCGTAGGAGCTGGTTTTTTGG GTATGGAGGTGGCTGCCTATTTAACTGAGAAGGCCCATTCTGTATCTGTGGTGGAGCTTGAGGAAACACCCTTCAGGAGGTTCCTGGGGGAGCGCGTTGGCCGTGCACTCATGAAG ATGTTTGAGAACAATGGGGTGAAGTTCTATATGCAGACAGAGGTGTTGGAGCTGCGGGCCCAGGAGGGAAAG CTGAAGGAGGTTGTACTGAAGAGCAGCAAGGTCATTCGGGCTGATGTCTGCGTGGTGGGCATTG GTGCGGTGCCTGCCACGGGTTTCCTGAGGCAAAGTGGCATTGGTCTGGATTCCCGAGGCTTCATCCCTGTCAACAag ATGATGCAGACCAATGTCCCAGGTGTGTTTGCAGCTGGTGATGCTGTCACCTTTCCTCTTGCCTGGAGGAACAATCGGAAAGTGAACATCCCACACTGGCAAATGGCTCATGCCCAGG GGCGGGTGGCAGCCCAGAACATGCTGGCTCAGGAGGCGGAGATCAGCACGGTGCCCTACCTGTGGACTGCCATGTTCGGCAAGAGTCTGCGTTACGCGG GCTACGGAGAAGGCTTTGACGACGTCATCATCCAAGGGGATCTAGAGGAGCTGAAGTTTGTGGCTTTTTATACCAA AGGTGATGAGGTGATCGCTGTGGCCAGCATGAACTATGATCCCATCGTATCCAAGGTGGCTGAGGTGCTGGGCTCTGGTCGTGCCATCCGGAAGCGGGAGGTGGA GACTGGCGACATGTCTTGGCTCACAGGGAAAGGATCCTGA